The Bombus vancouverensis nearcticus chromosome 5, iyBomVanc1_principal, whole genome shotgun sequence genome segment CAAGATATGTCACTATTTACGAAAGCAGTACAACTTTCCACTTGTAACGTTACAAAACAACTGAAGTTAAGACAGTAAAATTAAAACTAAAGCCAGACTAATAGCGGCATAAGTAATAATTTTTCCCCCTGACGTAAAACCGatggaattataatttaaacgataaaaatagaaacacGATGTAGACCTTCTATATGATGTAGATCTACAATAAAAGCAAATATGAAACTTTTTGAGTTGTGCCATCATCAAAGTAGcgatacgtatatacatatataaatgataCAATCGAATACAGTTTAtgcatatttttaaacaaacatgaaaactatataatttctatttctatttcggAGTATTTAAACTACTTATACAATATACAGTCTTATAAACCAGctttaaaatgttatttttttatagtttaaAACGTacttcatttttcttatttataacattttattcttttgtaATTTCATAGGCGACACGATGCAGTGCCTTTATTAATAGCTAAAGCTATTAAAAAATGGCTTCTTAAACATTCTTAAACATACTAGACGAGACACTTGATTAAAACTTTCAATCTATAAAATACAttcaacaaaacaaaaaaaatatttcagcatttcattattaataaatatctagAATTTGCATTGTGTACAttaaatatgtttatatatattccTTCATACaataaagttatatttttcGAATTTGAAGAGCAGattcatatattaaattttacgtgatacatatataatttataagacaaaataaaagttTATAATTTCGCATgggaattatatttttaatataaaaataaatttaaagaaatttaaatgtTTCCATTATATATTCGCTATTTCCGGTTAATCTCGATACATCACGATATATCGATTTGTGCATACGAAATATCGAACGCCTGAAATTTTTCTTTCCGACAGAAGTCTACAATTGAAGCATCAAGTATGTTAGGTTTTTCTAAATATCTATCTTAAtcgcttttaattttcaatttaaacaaaaaataggaggtttgttaaattatttactctgtgaaaaattgaaaaattgctaTATGATTTGTGTTTTTATTCATTATCGTAACAAACAATATTGATGTTATAGTGATAACCTAAAATAATGTTTGTCTTTCTTTAATTTCAAGTGCAATACTAGTTTATAATGTTAATACCTTTTATGATTTGGAATAAAAGACATGGttttatttatgataaaatGAACACATTAAAGTTACTTCTAACACGTGAGAGATAAGCGTCAAAACTTCGTATCAAAGCTAACCTCTCAAATTGTTTGTCTGTGATAAATTGAACAAGTTCTTAGTCTttttttattcatatatatttttctagttATACATTTCTTTCACTTTATAACATATTGTTCACAGAAAATAGACCATTAATTCCTTCTTATTTTTGGTctaaaataattatatcattAAGTTCACAGTAActagtttttaattatgtttttattatttttagaatGTTGATGCCAAAAAAGAATCGTGTTGCAATTTATGAGTACCTTTTTAAAGAAGGTGTTATGGTTGCAAAAAAAGATTATCATGCACCAAAACATCCAGAATTGGAATGTATTCCAAATCTTCAAGTTATTAAGGCTATGCAGGTAATAATTACAcgcaatataattttatattgcatgcttgatatgatttaatttgttatattattaaaatctatatatcttatttattttttcagtcTTTGAAATCTAAAGGATATGTTAAAGAACAGTTTGCTTGGAGACATTTTTACTGGTATTTAACAAATGAAGGCATTGAATATTTGCGTGGATACTTACATTTACCACCTGAAATAGTACCTTCCACACTTAAAAGACAAACCAGATCAGAAACTACAAGACCAAGACCTACAACAGGTGCAAGAAGTGAAGCATCTAGACCCACAGAAGATCGTGCTGGATATAGACGAGGTCCTGGAGGCCCAGCTGGTCCTGGTGATAAAAAAGCTGATGTTGGTGCTGGTACTGGAGATGTTGAATTCCGCGGTGGTTTCGGTCGTGGTAAACCacaataatattttaatgtaaaataaataaacatttcgTAATATACAAGCATTGTTATTTTAACCATCCTTACATTTTGAATAGTAATTTCAATAGACACAAGTTTTAGGGATTAATAAGTAAAGATCAAGATAAAACATGTTTATcataataatcttttattttatttaatgtcgcattataaaattgtacatttacttacaaattgtataattataGTTGTTATTAACATGTAAAGTCATAACTGGAAGCAAACAGTAGgcaattattatacaattacaaaatattgaaattataagtttgctaaataaatatatcatttttgACAAAACCAAAGTTAGAATAGGaaacattgtaaatatatatttgtgcTAAAGCAAGAATTTCATCAaaagttttgtaattcttcttcAATTAGTTGACAGAATTTTTTTGAGAAATGGTTTTAATATATACTGGCAGTATGACGTTGCTTTTTGTTTCATAGCTTTTTTATCTTTCAATGCAAAATCTTTCAAGCTCTTTTTGATTATTGCATCAATGTCTTctactttcttcatttttatGGTGAAATACTAGTACCTACATTTAATGGAAAGGTATATTTATAACAAGCACGtcatatatattttgttcattTCCCATATTCGCTAtgcttcaaaaaataaataggtgttataaattaccattaacaaattttacataaaattgatGCTTTAAATAGATGTTAAAACGAACTAACTTAAACTTTATGTGTTAGcgcaatatatatttctatcgcTTGTCATATTTGTTTGTgtttatatgtatttaatattatattgtaatacCCTTAGTTTCTTCATTCAATAATTACCAATTGTACTGctgaattatttatttaggataatatataaacaataattaagctcaaaattttaatttaacattcgtaatgaatgatattatatttcaaagtGTTTGATGTTCCTAAATTTGACATTTATATTTAGTTTAATagtgaattttatttatagaaCAGTTTCTTATACGTTTAACCAAATTAAAGAAATTGCGAAAACATCAATTTTTTGAGTATACAATTTATAAGAAAAAGAACATctttaaataaaagaataatgttACACAGTGTACAATCAAGTAATAGGATTAAATTAAATGGAGTTAAACTTAGTTGTATATACAAAAAGATGTATCTTAATTCTATAATATTGAATTGTCATAATTTTACACTTGGAAGTTTCTTAATTTCATGCAAACTTTTTGTGACCTAGCAAGTTTGTATGTTTTTATCTTCTGTATGTATAAATACATGGTATTGTaagcatatatgtacatattcatgtacatatgtacattacaaatatatatatcatgTGTAATATCTATAAAAGTTACGATTAAAACCATAAAATCATATTTGCATACAATTAATAAGAAtcatgtatatgtaatacatatGAATTCTATGAATAGGTTATGTTGTTATCGATGAATCAATTAGACATATTCTCCTAAAAGAAATGAAAGTGGAGGCAATTTTTTAACCTAGGATGAACGTTCTAATAACCTTAGCTATTGTCACATCTCACTGTATCACAATTTGTACTCCAAAGGAAACAATTACCAATGCCACTATAACAAATTAGGAAAACTGCAAGAAGAAATACTAAACTACAAACAGTGCATGGTTTTCGTTCTAGGAAGAATCCAATTAGATAAAGTGCCATAAACATGACATGCGTTTGCAGCAGTGTTGGATTTACTGGTTTTGGTATCAGGAGCACTGGAATTAGCCACTGTAGGCAATACATCCTCTTTACTTTGTTGTTAGAGATGTATTTAAACTAGTTGTTTCATCTGTGGCGAAACTTCTGAAAAGAAGTACATAAATTATTTCCTCTCAGTTTATTCGTAAATTCACTTTTTACACGCACTACGATTTTTTCATACCTTATTTGGAAGCACCATAATGTTCTCGAAACATCTCGTCCTTCAAATTTGAAACGATTTAACTATACTCATGCTAGTAGGTACAAATATTTCCAATCTAAATTTTTCCAAATATGAGATTACACACATCTACAAATCAGATGGGAACATACAATATGACTAACAGCAGTTTACTTTACTGTTGTTTTCATGAAAACAACCTTTACATTATctttcaaaatgaaaaaaattatttagaaaattattttatcatcaTTTGACTTCATATtcgttaataataaatatatttgttatttattacattatgttCTGCTGCCCTTTATCCTTACActagaaatgaaaatgagatgACAAGTTTGCTTtatagtattaatttaaaa includes the following:
- the bc10 gene encoding BLCAP apoptosis inducing factor bc10: MYCLQWLIPVLLIPKPVNPTLLQTHVMFMALYLIGFFLERKPCTVCSLVFLLAVFLICYSGIGNCFLWSTNCDTVRCDNS
- the LOC117158513 gene encoding small ribosomal subunit protein eS10, encoding MLMPKKNRVAIYEYLFKEGVMVAKKDYHAPKHPELECIPNLQVIKAMQSLKSKGYVKEQFAWRHFYWYLTNEGIEYLRGYLHLPPEIVPSTLKRQTRSETTRPRPTTGARSEASRPTEDRAGYRRGPGGPAGPGDKKADVGAGTGDVEFRGGFGRGKPQ